The genomic segment TCAAGCTGACGGCAAAGACTGAAAAGAAGCCGGACAATCAATCTGAAATCTCTTTGAAACTTGACCAAGCTGACATGAAGTTGGGCAATACAGCAGTCAGCCTGACCGGGCAAATCAACAAGCTGCCCGATTCGCCGACGTTTGATTTGCAGCTCAAAGGCGACCGCATGGCGCTGGATAGTTTGTTGGAATCTGCCTACGCATTTGGCTTTGGGCCGCCGCCGGGAACGAAGGCCAGCGGCACAGCAACGGTAAATCTGAAAGCAACCGGCGATCAGAAGAACTTTGCGCTGAGCGGGCAGGCCGAAATTCGCGACCTGAAATTTCAAAGCGCATCGCTGCCACAGGCGATCCAGATTTCGGAATTGAAACTGACCGCCGATCCGCAAACGATTGCCGCTTCCCCATTTCGAGCCACGTTGTCGAAAACGATCGTGGATTTTCGCGGCTTGAAAATCAGCGATTACGGTTCAGCGGATAAAGCACCGCGCGCGCATCTGGAAATTTCAACCAACGGCGCTCAAGTGGACGATTTGCTGAAAATCGCAGAATCCTTTGGAGCCAGACCAGACACAACCGGAAGCGGAACCGCAAACCTGACCGCAACCGTAGATACGGAACTTGGCGAAAAAGCCGCGGCAACGCAGATTACCGGACAAGGCAAAGTTTCCGGCGCTCGTCTGCAACCTTCATCGTTGAAAAAACCGCTTGAAGTCGCCAACGCTGATTTGGCGTTTACGGGTGACAGCGCTCGAATTGATAATTTGCAGGCGCAATTGGGGTCGAGTCAGGCGAATGGCTGGCTGTCGGTGAAAAATTTCAACTCGCCCGCGCTTGGTTTCGACCTGAAGGCAAACCAACTGAATGTCGCGGAACTTCAAGCCGCACTGGCTGATAGTGGGCAAAACAAAAAAGCTTCGACGCCTTTACGCGGCGAAGGACAGATCGCCGTTGGCAAGTTGATTCTGGATTCGATTACGGCGACTGATGTTCTAAGCAAAGTCGTGTTGGCAAACAATGTCATTACCTTCAATCCGCTGTCGCTGAAGTTGTATGGAGGCAGTTATCAAGGCTCGGCGCGAATTGATCAGAACGGCGCTACGCCTGAAATTGCATTAAATGGAAAATTCGGCGGTTTGGACATCAACCAGTTTTTGTCAGCGACTTCAGGCCAGGCCAGTTCGATTTATGGTCGCGCCGATGGAACCGTTGATATTCGCGGACGGAACGAAGCCGCCGGAATGGCGCAGTCGCTAACCGGCAACGGATTCATTTCCATCACCAACGGCAAATTCATGAGCTTCGATTTGATGAAGCAAGTTGAAGTTTTGGGTAAGTTGGCCAATTTGCCAACGGGCGGCGCTGGTTCGGCGTTTCGTTCCCTGAAATCCAATCTGAGATTCGACCGTGGCAAGCTGACCACCGACGGGCTGCAATTGGTGATGGATGATATGCAAGTGAACGGAAACGGTTGGATGCAATTGGGGAACAACCCCACGGTAAGTTATGGTTTGCTTGCCAAAATCAGCCCGGCATTGTCCAAAAAAGTGCTGCCCGGCGGAGCGAGTAATTTAACCGGTTCGGGGACTGAAAGCGGCGCGAAGTCGCCTATAAACCTAGGCTCTGGTTTATCTTCCGTGGTTGGAAGCTTTTTTATGGATCAAGGCGGAATCGTATTGCCACTGAAAATGTCCGGGACTTTGAAACAACCGGTGTTTGGCCTGGATTCATCAGTTCTGCAGGCGAAAGCAAAAGATAAATTGCAGGAAAATTTGAAAGAAAATCTGATTGACCGATTTTTGAAAAAACCCGGCGAAGCCCAGGCGGATCAGAAAAAAGCCGACGACAGCAAACCAGCCGAGAAAGCGAAACCGGCTGATTTGCTGAAAGGCGTGCTCGATAAATTCAAAAAGAAAGAAAAGCCGTAGCCAGTGGCTAAGCCTTTTTGAGCAACGTGGCGATTACCAGGATGACAAATCCCAGCGCCACCAATTCAAAGGAGTATTTGGTAAGGGGGTCAATGTGAACGTACTTGGCGAGAATTCCCAGTCCGCCAACAATGACAGAGATCAACCACAGCAGTTGCGTCGGGGCGTTTAGCTTCATAACTGGTCTCCTGATTTGGGCTTCCCTGCGAGAAGCGGGTCCGGTACAGCAGAAAGCAAGTGAAGTTCGTACTACGGTAAGCGGCGCAAACGTTACGGCATGGAAATCGGAGTGTCAATTCAGGAAAGGAAGATGGCTAAATCGTGTTTGCTGGAAGTGATTGTCTGCTCTCTGGAGGACGCAATTGCCGCAGAACTTGGCGGCGCTGACCGTTTGGAAGTCATCAGCCATTATGAACTCGGTGGGCTGACGCCTTCGGTAGAACTGGTTCGGGAGATAGCCGCTAGAGTCAAAATTCCGCTTCGCATCATGCTGCGCGAAAGCGAGCCGTTTGAAGTCCACGATGAAGCTGAGATCGAACGCCTTTGTCACGCGGCGCTTACATTTGCCAAACTCGGCGCGGAAGGTTTTGTGCTTGGTTTTTTACTTGGCGGCAATCGAGGAAACGTCATTGACCACGATTTGCTGAACCGCGTGCTGGCCTGTGCGCCAAATGTGAAGGTGACGTTTCATCGCGCATTTGAAGACTTACCGAATCCGCTGACGGCAATTGTTGAACTCAAAGCGCATCGCCAGATTGATCGAATCCTGACCAGCGGTGGCGGCGATCCATGGGCGGATAAGGTTTCGCGCTTTGCCCGGTGGCAACAAATGGCTCAACCGGAAGCGGAAATTTTGGTTGGAGGTGGAACCGATGCAGAAGTTATTCGGTTGCTTAAACCGGCAGGAATCCGCGAATTTCACGTCGGCAAAGCCGTCCGCAAAGACGAAAAAATTGATGGAGTGGTTCTGGCAGAACGCGTCGCCGAATTGAAAAAACTGGTCGAAAAAAGAATTGTTTGAATCTGGCGGACTTGGAATTAGAATGCCTTTGACTTCAACCCCTGAAGTCATCACGTTACTTAAATTTTATTTGCTGAGATGAAGATTGACGATTTCACAAAACGTCACACTAAGCCCATAGCATCGCTTTTCTCAGGCGTCACCGAACGGTACGGCGTCCTGGAACAGCAATTTGCGGAACGCTTGGCGACCATTGCTGTTCGTTCTGGCGAAGATGGCGGAAATGCAAAAGATTTTTTGGCCGGAATCAGAGCCGATGAATTGTGTCTGGCGATCGCCTGCGAAAATGGAGATGGAGCAGCTTGGGAGAAATTTGAAACCGAGTTCCGACATTCCATGCAGGGTACCGCACGTTCGCTGACCAAGGACGAAGCCGAAGCCGAGGATTTGGTTCAGTTTGTTTACGGCGAGCTATTTGGCGTTCGCACGGACGGCGACAAGCGAATTAGCAAGCTGGCGCATTATTCCGGCCGAGGAAGCCTTGGCGGATGGTTGCGCGCGGTAGTGTACCAATGTTTCATTGACCGGAAACGGCAAACCGCACGCTTTGAACAGGTCGAAGAGGCGTCGGAATTTGAACGGCTGGCCAACAATGCTGCGCACAATGGCAACGGTTCCTTGCAAGTTCATCTGGCTGCGCCCGATGACATCGAAGACACGCGATTACGCCAGGCGACCGAAGAAGCCATGGCCACGGCATTTGATGAAATGCCTGCTAAGGATCGGCTGATCCTGAATTACTACTACTTCGACGACCTCACGTTGCGCGAAATCGGTTTGCTGATGAATGTCCACGAAGCGACGATTAGTCGTTGGCTGGCCAAAGCGCAGCGTGAAATCAAACGCAAAACGGAAGAAGTGCTGCAGCGCAGTTATGGGTTGCGCCGGGCGGAAGTTGGCGAGTGCATTCAAATTGCCGCCCGCACGGAACTGGATGTTCGTAAATTGATTGGGGATGTTAAAAGCGTCGCGGCAGAACGCGCGCCCTAAAATTTGGTCATCTTCGTAATGACACAAGCTTTACCTCGCAAGGATTTACCCGTCGCACGTTCAAAGTGCGAGTTTTCAGATAAAAACTCACAGTTTCGGGCCGCAAGAATTCACTCCCGAAATGTCAAACTCAGAAAATAAAGCAGTGGCACTCGAACAACACAACACGGCGTTTGAATTTGAAACGATGCTCCGCCGCCAGCTTTCCTCAAAAACCAGGGCACACGGTTCATTGATTGAAACCTGTGCTGGCTTTGATGCTGACGCGGCGAACGCTTATCTGGAAAATGCGCTTGGCGCTGCGACGCGCACTCGGTATGAATCTCATCTGGCTGATTGCTCATCCTGCCGCCATCACCTCCTGCAACTTTCGCGGCTGATTCAACAGCCGCAAACCGAACCGCAATTCATTCCCGTCGTCAAACCGGTCAGCATTTGGTCGCATTGGAAATCCGTCGCAACCGAATGGATGGGGATGTTGAACGCTTCGCTTGGAAAACAGGGTTGGGCGACTGCCGGAGCGGCAGTGGCAGTGCTGATTACCGTCGTCAGCGTTCAGTTTTGGCGTCAACAGCAAGCTTCGGTTGTTGGACAACCTGAAGCCGCAAGGGTGGCGTTGACCAACGGTAATGACGTCCCATCGCCCGAAATTTCTACAGTTCCGTACATCAATGGCAATTCTGAATCTGGCACGCAAGACGCATATCGGGAAAGGCAAAATTTGGCGCTGAATAAAGTTCCAACACCTCAAGTCAGCCCCATGCCGGGCGACACCAACGTAGCTTCAATGCAGGCCTTGATAGCTAACAGCAAGCCCAGTGGAGAGTTTTCCTCCACTGTGCCGCCTGCGCCGCCTCAACAGGCTCCTGGAACGCTGGTTTCTTCCTTCACAGGCAGAACGGCGTTTGGGCCTCCTGTCCAGACCATTTCTGCCGAGATCCCTGCTCCGCCGCCGGACCTGCTGCAAAGCGAAAGCGTGTTAGCTGCCCATATCACTCCGCTGCCCGGCGATAATCCGATGGCGAGGAAGACCAAGGGAAATTCCAATTCCTCTTCTTCACGCAGCCCATTTGCGAAAGCTTTGAGCTTTATGCCGACAGCCAAAGCCGACAGCGACCGCAAGCTGGAAGAAAAAGAGATTGAGCCGGATTCTCCCAAAGTCCTGACCATTCGTCGCCGCGACAAGGTGTTCAATTACCAGGGCGGACTTTGGATAGACAGTGTCTATAAATCGGAAATGGCCTGGCGCGTCACGAAATTGACATTTGACAGCGATGAATTCAACCAGTTGATTTCCGCTGAACCGCAACTGAAAGAATACTTCGCTCACGGCCCTGCAATCGTGGTTTGGAAAGATAAAATCTACAAAGTGGTCAGCAAGTAGACCGCAAATCAAAATCAGGTGCAAAAGCCAGGAGCCGCCAAGCCGCTTCTGGCTTTTTCTTTTGGCAGTTTCTTTTCATTGGACGGGCAAGCTCCTATAATTCGCGTGCCTATCAGAAGCAATCATCCGCAAGAGAAGTTCAATCTAAATTTTGAAGGAGCAAATTTGTGAAGCGATTCGCCGTACTGTTTATAGCTGCCGCAATTTTGCCGGCAGTGTCCTTGCCGATTTCCAGTGCTCAACAAGTTCAGGTTTCCCCAAAACTCAACCCCCAAATTGAAAAAATCGTCGGCGAGATTTCCGCTAAAAACATTGAAGATAGTATTCGCAAACTGGTTAGCTTTGGCACGCGCCACACGCTGTCTTCGCAGGATGATCCGAACCGCGGCATTGGCGCGGCTCGGCGCTGGATCAAAGCCGAAATGGATCGTTACAGCCAGGAATCCGGCGGAAGATTGATCGTCACCGAAGACGAATTCATACAACCACCCGTACAGCGCGTTCCCAAGGAAACCAAGCTGGTCAATGTTGTTGCGACACTTCCCGGCTCCCAAGCCGAATCGAAAGATCGAATTTATGTCGTCAGCGGGCATTACGATTCCTGCGTTTGTTCGCAAGGAATGACGGATGCTGAAAGTGATGCGCCCGGAGCCAGCGATGACGCTTCCGGCACGGCGGCGGTGATGGAAATGGCGCGCGTGATGTCCAAATATCAGTTTGACGCTACTATCGTGTTTATGACCGTCCCCGGCGAAGAGCAAGGGTTACTCGGCGCAGCGCATTGGGCGGAAGAAGCCAAAAAGAAGAATTTGAACGTGGCAGCCATGTTCACCAATGACATCATTGGCAACACGTTTGGCGGCAACGGAGTCCGCGACAATCGCCGAGTCCGTTTGTTTTCCGAAGGCGTACCGACAACCGAAACCGAAGCCGAAGCACGCACACGCCAATCTGTCGGCGGTGAAAACGACGGGCCTTCGCGGCAGCTTGCGCGGTACATCAAGGAAGTCGGCGAACGATATCTGCCGAATTTTGAGGTGACGCTGGTCTTTCGCCGGGATCGGTATGGACGCGGCGGCGACCACAACGCCTTTTTGCAGCGTGGTTTTCCGGCGGTGCGTTTTACCGAACCGAACGAAGATTTCACCCGCCAGCACCAAAAAGTTCGCGAAGAAAACGGGATCAAATATGGCGATGTGTTCGAGATGGCCGACCCGGCGTACATCGCGCAAGTGGCCCGGATCAACGCGGCGGCAATGGCGAGCATGGCGCTTGCACCTGCTCCACCCACCGGCGTCAGATTCAAAACGGGCCGTCAGGAATATGATTCCACTCTCGCGTGGCAAGCAAACAAAGAGCCGGATCTTGCCGGTTACCGCATCGTCTGGCGCGAAACCTATCAGCCGTTCTGGCAACGCAGCATCGAAATCGGCAATGTCGCGGAATTCGTGATGAAAAGTTTGTCGAAAGATGACTACTTTTTTGCCATCCAGGCAGTAGATAAAGACGGCAACGCCAGTGTGGCGTCGTTCCCGCGCCCGGGCCAGGGCCCGCGGTAATCAGAAAATCCATCAAACGAGGTTTTATGAAGTATCGAAGTTTCTGTTTGTTGTTCGCGGTAATCATCGCGGCAAGTTCCGTTTTGGCGCAGGAATCGTCGAAGCCGAAGCGGCCTGTCAAAAATCCGCCGCAGTATCCGAACATCATTGATCTTGAAAACAAAGACCAGAAACCCAAACAATCCGCAGAGGAAAAGCCTGCCGACCAACAGGAATCCACAACCACCATTGACCCGGAGGCGCTGACCAAAGCATTTGTCATCATTGCCGAAGAGTTGAAATCCCTGTCGCAGGAAGTCAAAGCGCTGAATATTCGCCAGCAACTTGAAATCGAGTTGATGCGCCAGTCGCGCGTTGAACAGCGAGTGACGATGTATGAAAACCAGCTTCGCCCGATTCGCGAACGCATCTCCTCGCTGGAAGCCGAGGAGCAAAACCTGCAACAACTGATGACGCGCGACGCATTGGTGGCACAAACGGCGAACATCCCTACCATCAACCGTGAAGCGACCATCACTCAACTTCGTTACCAGCACGAATCCCGCCTGAGCGCCGTTCGCGCGGAAAAAGAACGGCTACTGGGTTTGGACGCCAGCACTTCGCAATCCCTGGATATTTATGTGAAGCTGAGCGACGAAATAGACAAGAAGGTTCAACAGGCAGAAGAAAAGCTGCGACAGTTGGAAGCTGCGAAAGAGGCATCGAAAACTGACCGCAATTCACCAACCTCAAATCAGGAGAAACCATGAGCAACGAACAAGACCAAAAAGACTTTTTTGGGCGCAGAGAATTTATCAAAAGCACTGCGCTGGCCGGACTAAGCGCGCCGCTTTTGGGCAATGAAGCGCTGGCCGTTCAGCAGTCACTGAAACCGATGGGCAAAGCCCGCCCGGTCGTGATTTCCAGCGCCAACCACGCCGTAGGCCCTGACGGCAGCGTGTTTAATGGCGGCCTGGATTGCGTCAGCAAAGCAATGGAAATTCTCAAACGCGGCGGAGACACGCTCGACGCTGTTGTTGCGGGCGTCAACATCGTCGAAAGCGACCCGCGCGACAACTCCGTCGGCTATGGCGGGTTGCCGAACTCCGAAGGCGATGTCGAGCTTGATTCCTGCTGTATGCATGGCCCTTCACGCCGAGCCGGTTCCGTTGCCAGCATTCGCCACATCAAAAACCCTGCTTCGGTGGCCAAGCTGGTGCTGGA from the Acidobacteriota bacterium genome contains:
- a CDS encoding AsmA family protein; translation: MPTSNFWNSFRTSRWFKPAIILAGVLVLLFAGLLALPLLVDINTYHNQIASQLEQKLGRKVSLGKMGLRVFPSIKVTVDDLGIGDDPQVAQADFVRAKSVRLQLGLLKLLSGKPEVSGIELIEPNLTLIKTSADKWNWSTLKPLQESGQDSAQPAFDLTITNGSFKLIDRSSTPEVEKTYTGVNVSLDDFSPRRSFDFVIGLTMPGDQTGKLELSGSAGPIDQKDSSQTPIDARLKMDAVELSSLEALAGMQSPHAGKLTADATISGKISSGLTAMGNIKAEQLRLIEGVEPAKQPVQADFKLTAKTEKKPDNQSEISLKLDQADMKLGNTAVSLTGQINKLPDSPTFDLQLKGDRMALDSLLESAYAFGFGPPPGTKASGTATVNLKATGDQKNFALSGQAEIRDLKFQSASLPQAIQISELKLTADPQTIAASPFRATLSKTIVDFRGLKISDYGSADKAPRAHLEISTNGAQVDDLLKIAESFGARPDTTGSGTANLTATVDTELGEKAAATQITGQGKVSGARLQPSSLKKPLEVANADLAFTGDSARIDNLQAQLGSSQANGWLSVKNFNSPALGFDLKANQLNVAELQAALADSGQNKKASTPLRGEGQIAVGKLILDSITATDVLSKVVLANNVITFNPLSLKLYGGSYQGSARIDQNGATPEIALNGKFGGLDINQFLSATSGQASSIYGRADGTVDIRGRNEAAGMAQSLTGNGFISITNGKFMSFDLMKQVEVLGKLANLPTGGAGSAFRSLKSNLRFDRGKLTTDGLQLVMDDMQVNGNGWMQLGNNPTVSYGLLAKISPALSKKVLPGGASNLTGSGTESGAKSPINLGSGLSSVVGSFFMDQGGIVLPLKMSGTLKQPVFGLDSSVLQAKAKDKLQENLKENLIDRFLKKPGEAQADQKKADDSKPAEKAKPADLLKGVLDKFKKKEKP
- a CDS encoding M28 family metallopeptidase, which produces MKRFAVLFIAAAILPAVSLPISSAQQVQVSPKLNPQIEKIVGEISAKNIEDSIRKLVSFGTRHTLSSQDDPNRGIGAARRWIKAEMDRYSQESGGRLIVTEDEFIQPPVQRVPKETKLVNVVATLPGSQAESKDRIYVVSGHYDSCVCSQGMTDAESDAPGASDDASGTAAVMEMARVMSKYQFDATIVFMTVPGEEQGLLGAAHWAEEAKKKNLNVAAMFTNDIIGNTFGGNGVRDNRRVRLFSEGVPTTETEAEARTRQSVGGENDGPSRQLARYIKEVGERYLPNFEVTLVFRRDRYGRGGDHNAFLQRGFPAVRFTEPNEDFTRQHQKVREENGIKYGDVFEMADPAYIAQVARINAAAMASMALAPAPPTGVRFKTGRQEYDSTLAWQANKEPDLAGYRIVWRETYQPFWQRSIEIGNVAEFVMKSLSKDDYFFAIQAVDKDGNASVASFPRPGQGPR
- a CDS encoding zf-HC2 domain-containing protein, which produces MALEQHNTAFEFETMLRRQLSSKTRAHGSLIETCAGFDADAANAYLENALGAATRTRYESHLADCSSCRHHLLQLSRLIQQPQTEPQFIPVVKPVSIWSHWKSVATEWMGMLNASLGKQGWATAGAAVAVLITVVSVQFWRQQQASVVGQPEAARVALTNGNDVPSPEISTVPYINGNSESGTQDAYRERQNLALNKVPTPQVSPMPGDTNVASMQALIANSKPSGEFSSTVPPAPPQQAPGTLVSSFTGRTAFGPPVQTISAEIPAPPPDLLQSESVLAAHITPLPGDNPMARKTKGNSNSSSSRSPFAKALSFMPTAKADSDRKLEEKEIEPDSPKVLTIRRRDKVFNYQGGLWIDSVYKSEMAWRVTKLTFDSDEFNQLISAEPQLKEYFAHGPAIVVWKDKIYKVVSK
- a CDS encoding sigma-70 family RNA polymerase sigma factor; its protein translation is MKIDDFTKRHTKPIASLFSGVTERYGVLEQQFAERLATIAVRSGEDGGNAKDFLAGIRADELCLAIACENGDGAAWEKFETEFRHSMQGTARSLTKDEAEAEDLVQFVYGELFGVRTDGDKRISKLAHYSGRGSLGGWLRAVVYQCFIDRKRQTARFEQVEEASEFERLANNAAHNGNGSLQVHLAAPDDIEDTRLRQATEEAMATAFDEMPAKDRLILNYYYFDDLTLREIGLLMNVHEATISRWLAKAQREIKRKTEEVLQRSYGLRRAEVGECIQIAARTELDVRKLIGDVKSVAAERAP